The DNA region CCCGGTGAGGCCGGTGGGCTGGTTGAAGTCGAGGATGCCGATCTGGCCGCCCGGGCGAAGGATGCGGTGGAGTTCGGCGAGGCCTGCTTCGTAGTTGCTCAGATTGCGGAAGCCGAAGGCCGAGGTGACGAGGTCGATGGAGTTGTCGGCGAGCGGGAGGTGTAGGGCATCGGCTTCGATGGGGATGATGTTGTGGGGAGCGAATTTTTCGGCTCCGCGGGAGAGCATCTGGTGGGAGAAGTCTACGGCGAGGATGGGGGCTTCATTGCCGGTCTTTGGACGGTGCTTGAGTAAAGCAAGGGTCATGTCGCCGGTGCCGCAGCAGAGGTCGAGGGCTATGGCTTCGGGGCGCTGGAGGATAGAGCGGAAGGTGCGGGCGGCGCGTGACCACCACCAGCGGTCGATGCCGACCGAGAGGACGTGGTTGAGCAGATCGTACTTCGGCGCGATGGTGTCGAACATCTGCTGGACGTTCGCGGCGGCGTCCTGATCGGTGGTGGTACCGGTGGGACGGGCTCCGGTGGTGTGTTGGTGCTTAGGAAGGATTTTGGGGGACATGGTCAGTAGTATTTCTTGAGGTCGCATTTTTCAGCTATTAGTCGCAGGACTAGGGAAAAATATGTTTCTGCAAATGACAAAGGCCAGCAGTTCGAACCACGTCGCTCCAAACCAAACTGGCCTGATCTTTTCTAAGTGCGTAAAGAGGATCATAAGTGCAGCACAATGCGTTGTTAGGAGAAAAAGCATTAAGATCCAAAATGGCCTTCTTTCCCATAACCTACGACTGTCAGCTATGAAATACCAAAAAACGAGCAAAGTTGAAACTGCAAAGTAGAGCCATTTAGAGAATCTATTCCAGTTCACACCTGCTTCGGAAACAACAACTATTACACCTATAACAGTCGCGCTAATTACCACATACCAAATGAAATCTCTTATATGTTTATTGCGATGCATGTGCATGATTGAGTCTCATCGAACTAGATTCTGTACGTAGTTCTAGCAGTTTGGAAACTGGTATCAATACTGTCTGTCATGCCATTCAACATCGAGGATTCACGGCTGTCCGGTTCCGGCACGCATGAGGGCGAGCATAGATTCGGTGGCGGCGAGGAGTTCGGGTTGGGTGACGTCGCGAACGATCTGCACGGTGCCGATCCCGGTGGGCAGGATGAAGGAGAGGGTGCCGCTGCGGTTCTTCTTGTCGCCGGAGGTTAGGGCTACCAGTTTTGCGGCTGTCGCCTTGAAGGGGGAGAGTGGGCCGTAGCGGAGGATGAGCGCGATGATGCGGTCGGACTGTGCCTGTGTGATGAGCTTCCGTGAGAGGCCGAGGTGAGTGGCGGCGATGGAGCCCCAGCCTACGGCTTCGCCGTGGAGGAGTTGCTTGTAGCTGGTGGCGGCTTCGATGGCGTGGCCGATGGTGTGGCCGTAGTTGAGGATCATGCGCAGGCCGGATTCGCGCTCGTCGTTGGCGACGACGTCGGCCTTGACGCGGACGCTGGCGGTGACGACGTGGGTGAGGGCTTTGGCGTCTCCCTTGAGGATGGCGTCGGCGTTCTGCTCCATGTATTTGAAGAGCTTTGGGTCGCGGATGATTCCGGCTTTGATGGACTCCTGTAGTCCGGCGCGGAGCTGCTCCGGCGGCAAAGTGGCGAGGATGTCGGTGTCGGCGAGGACGGCGAGAGGATGGTTGAAGCTGCCGACGAGATTTTTTCCGGCGACGAGGTTGACTCCGGTTTTGCCGCCGATGGAGGAGTCGACCTGCGCGAGCAGTGTGGTTGGGATTTGCACGTAGGGAATGCCGCGCATGTAGATGGCGGCGAGGAAGCCGGTGACATCGCCGATGACGCCGCCGCCGAAGGCGATGAGCAGCGAGTCGCGGTCGGCCCCGGCGGTGGCGAGCTGCTGCGCGAGGGATTCAACGCTGGAGAGGCGCTTGTGGGCTTCGCCTGATGGCAGGAAGAGGACGGTGGGCGCCTGTTTGAACGACGCGAGGACTTGTTTGTGCCAGAGGCCCCAGATCTCGGGCGAGGTGACGATGAAGGGGCGGCCTTTGGCCAGTTTGTTGAGGCGCGGCGCCAGGGTGCGCAGCAGCCCGGAGGCAATGGTGATGTCGTAGGCGGCAGAGGGCGTCTTGAGAGAGATGACGGGCACGGTATCTCCATCGTATCGCAGGCAGAGTTAACTCTTGTGTGTTCTCAATAGTCAGTGGATGCGCTGGGACATCGAGAACAGAAAACTGAGAACTGGCAACTGTATTGCTAGTAGCATCGAGAGATGGAACAAGTTGATTTTCTTGTCATCGGTGCGGGAATTGCAGGCCTGAGCGCGGCGATCTGTCTGGCAGAAGTGGGCAAGGTGATGGTGGTCACCAAGGAAGAGCTGGCGGAGTCGAAC from Edaphobacter paludis includes:
- the ubiE gene encoding bifunctional demethylmenaquinone methyltransferase/2-methoxy-6-polyprenyl-1,4-benzoquinol methylase UbiE, translated to MSPKILPKHQHTTGARPTGTTTDQDAAANVQQMFDTIAPKYDLLNHVLSVGIDRWWWSRAARTFRSILQRPEAIALDLCCGTGDMTLALLKHRPKTGNEAPILAVDFSHQMLSRGAEKFAPHNIIPIEADALHLPLADNSIDLVTSAFGFRNLSNYEAGLAELHRILRPGGQIGILDFNQPTGLTGALYNLYFKQILPRFGGLISGDPAAYTYLPDSVARFPRPPRMIELITQAGFTNATWTSYTFGTAGLYRATKP
- the aroB gene encoding 3-dehydroquinate synthase gives rise to the protein MPVISLKTPSAAYDITIASGLLRTLAPRLNKLAKGRPFIVTSPEIWGLWHKQVLASFKQAPTVLFLPSGEAHKRLSSVESLAQQLATAGADRDSLLIAFGGGVIGDVTGFLAAIYMRGIPYVQIPTTLLAQVDSSIGGKTGVNLVAGKNLVGSFNHPLAVLADTDILATLPPEQLRAGLQESIKAGIIRDPKLFKYMEQNADAILKGDAKALTHVVTASVRVKADVVANDERESGLRMILNYGHTIGHAIEAATSYKQLLHGEAVGWGSIAATHLGLSRKLITQAQSDRIIALILRYGPLSPFKATAAKLVALTSGDKKNRSGTLSFILPTGIGTVQIVRDVTQPELLAATESMLALMRAGTGQP